The Tenrec ecaudatus isolate mTenEca1 chromosome 12, mTenEca1.hap1, whole genome shotgun sequence genomic interval CACACAAACGTGCCCTCGGGCTCACATGCTCACACCGTGCTCACGACCACTCACATCCCCATTCATATGCATGTATCCACGCGTGCGTGTGCACCTGCACCTTGCCCACGTACACAAAGCCCAATGACATAAGAGGCCAGGGCAGGGAGGTGGCTCCTCCAGGGTCCTCATCCCAATTGTGGGGTCCAGGTCTCAGGCTACAGGAAGCTGAGCCCCTGCCTGTGCTCTTGGATAAGACACTCAGAGGGCCAAGCCTgtgccacccaccccccacccaagaaCTCCTGGGCTCTGAGGGTCTTGGGGATCAGCACTgactgacacatacacacacacacactcccaacaCAGGCACTGACACACGCagaaatacacatacatatacagagtcagacacacacacacacagggacagtCAGCCCCCCACGGCACTGACTCAGAGCTCACCCCTGGATGCAGAGCGCAAGCACGATGCCGTCGTGGCCCTCCAGCGTCTTCTGGCACTTGTACGTGGTACACGTGTCCCACACCTGCAGTGCCAGAGCCAGCCGTTAGGGGGTGCCCAGCAAGGCGGGGGGAGCGGGACCCTGGCCGCCCTGCCCACCTTGATGGTCTTGTCTGAGGAGCCGCTGAAGAGCAGGTCACCCATGGAGTAGACGCAGAGACACCAGACGGGGCCCTGGTGGCCCACAAAGGTCCCCTTGCACTTGAAGATCTGCTGGGGGTCGTAGGCTGCAGAAAGGGTGGGCGGAATGAGGCGCATGGGGGCCCCGGGGGCGGGCTGAAGAGGCGCAGGGGCGAGGCCACACACTCACATCCAAGAATGCCCATGTTGAGTCGCGCGTTGATGTGGGACAGCTCGTCCTGCAAAGGCAAGAAGGACCGGTGGGGAGGTGGTCCCAGCCCCGGGGGGCCCAGCCCGGCCCCGGCAGCGCCGCGCACGCACGTTCAGCATGGAGGCATCCCGCCGGAACTCCATCAGGTCCTCGCTGAGCTTGCTCTGGTTCTCGTCCAGCACGTCTGGGCAGCAGAAGGGGTGTGGTCACGGGGCGGGGCgtcccccggccccgccccgcccggccccgcccccgggcCTCACCGAACTTGAGCTCCAGGCTCTTCTCCAGCTGGTCGATCTTCTCGGAGAGCTTGCCCAGCATGGAGCGCAGGAAGGCGATCTCCTGGTCCTTCTGGGCCAGCGCCACCTGCATCTCGTGGAAGCGGTCGTCCGTCTGCTGCAGGAACTCCTTCAGGCCCTCGAAGCGGCACGTCTCCAGGTGTGTTTCATATGTGTCCTGGTTCCCGATGAACGTGCACCTGGAACACAGGACGCTCCCGCTGGCCTGCCTGACCCCTCCAACCACCGCGGGGCCCTGCCCGCCCCCATCATCCCTGGCCCCATGTTCCCCCTCACCCCACATTCCACTCCCTACCCCCCTGCTCCAACAGCAAACCCAGACGTCCAGCCCTGCTCAACCACGCTCAGAACCAAGTCCATCCCCTCACGGGTCTccagaaccccacccccaccccatgcccctgccctccacaCCAGCAACCACCTTTGCCTGAGCCAGTCCAGCCACATGCCCCCCAAGGCCTCCCTGCACCCCCTGGCGAGCCCAGTCCCCCTCCACTCCCACTGGCTGAGTTGCTCCCCAGCACCACCTGAAACTGGGTCTGTAATCACACGGTTGTGGCTGTGCCTTGGGGATGGCCCCTGGCCCGGGTCTGTCCTCAGTCCCCAGGGGTGACCCCGAGaatcccacccccgcccccacccactcacccGTACTTGGAGTGGGGGCACTTGATGTGCTCGCATTCCTTCAGGTGGGCCTCCAGGTTCATCTTCAGGAGGGGCGGGCAGCTGGGGTTGTTGGGGCAGCGCACAGGGCGGTAGTCACAGCTGCTCTCGTGGTCCCTGCGGAGCAGGGCGTGAATCCCCAGCAGACTGGCGAGGGGGGGGGAGGTCTGCAGCTGCCCCGTGTGGTGCACTCACTTCCGGGCACTGAGCTTGATGGTGAAGGGGCAGCCCCGGGGGTCCACCTCGAAGGCACTGGGCTTCCCGAGCCCCACCGAGCGGCAGCCGTGCCTGCAGTGCACGAACAGCTCCCCAATCTGCTCGGCCACCGCGATGTTGCTCACCACCACCGTCAGCTTGGCGTTGTCCACGGGGCACTTCTCTGAGAAGGGCGCGCGGAGGGGTGGGGAGCGCACGCTGACCCACAGCCCTCCCTCCCGACACAGCCGAGTCCTGACGGGGCTAGGGggatccggccaggaagggggcgCCTCATCCTGATGGATGCATGAGTCTGCACCCTGCTGCCCATGGGGACCACTCAGCCAAGACCATCTGAGGTAGGGCAAGGGCTGGTGCCAGCCTCGCAGAGCAGTCAGAGTTCATTCTCTCAGGCCTGACCTTGGCCAGCAGGAGACCAGGTCAGCAGACATGGGCCTGACGGGGAACTCCCTAGTgggccctccctcccctgccctggggccaggTCTCCTGAGGGGGCCTACCTGACTTGAGGGCGCATCTTCTACAGAAGGTGTGCTAAGGAGCACAGAAAAGTGAAGTGAGGACCCTTCGGCCTGGTCCCCCTGCACCCCAGGCCTCACCTGGCCCTGCCCTGGCCTCTCCCTCATCCCACACATGCCTCCCAGCCCTGCCCGTCGCTGTGCACACAGTGGCCAAACCCTGGCCCTCACACTGGGCGTGTGGCACTGAGCTGCCCGTGGCATCTGGCCTGCCCCTGCACATGGTGGCCgagcaccgcccccccccccgtggggaCCCTCATCAGCCCCTCACCCCGCACGTGGTGATCACGGGGTCCTTGAGCACGCAGCAGCACAGCTGACAACAGAGCTGCACAGACGGCTGCTCCGCGAACACCAGCGGCTCCTGcaagcccagggtgggggcaagtGAGGCGCAGCCCCCACAGGATGGACGCCTCatcggtggggtggggggagccccgGGCAGGGACAGGACAGGACATTTTGTGCCAGGAGTGGCGCTGATCCAAGCGGCACAGAGCCGGCTACTACCCACTTCAAGGATGGAAAAGAGAATGGGCACCCCCAGACCCTGTACTCCAGTTGGAGCTGTGCCcgtcctgtcccccacccccatcccccatcccccatccccaccaaCGTACTGGCTCCTCGTCTTCCTCGGGCAGCGAGAACGCAGAGCGCAGGGACACGCTAGACTCGGAGTGGAGAGAGCGCACGGAGATGGCGGAGTCGGAACGGCGTGGAGTGCTGATGGGGGGCTGTGGCGTGCACAAGGGTCTGTCAGGGGTTGGCCCCCCAGACCCAGGGGGCAGAGCAGGGCCAGCCCCGGAGGCACTCGGTGGGCGGCAGAGCCACCCCTGTCCAAGTGGGTGCCTGCAGAGCGGCCCCGACAGCAGAGGCAGCACCTAGAGGGAGCTGCGGGGAGCTGAGCCCCCTCCTGCACGCCAAGCCAGACACGGGTCCTGCCACCGGCTCACATCCCAGCTCTCTTTGTAAACGGAGGGACTTCCTGCTATTCAATTCCAGGAGGACGGCTTGGGCTACTTCCTGCTTCCTGTGAGCAGGGAAAGCGGGCGCCCGGGCGCTCCAGGGCACCCCCACTGGCCAATGCGGGCCGCGGGCCTtcattcctcccaccctcccacctcccaccacacCGGCGCCTGTCTGGAGACACATCAGGACATGGGAGAGAGTCAACATCCCAGGGCAGCTTctgctctggggggtgggggtgggtcacTGTCCTTCCCTCCCAGCAGGGTCCAGAAACTTCCAGAAGTTCCTGCACTCACCATTGCCCCCCACACCACCCCTGGCTGCCAGCTAGCAAACACACTAACAAACTCACACCCACAGCCACGGATGGATTCAAAGTCAAGGTGACCGCGCAGAAAGTGCAGCACTGCTCTGTGGAGTTCCTGAACCAGCAggcctttatgggaacagacggcCTCTCCCTTCTCATGAGCatgggctggtgggtctgaagccCAGTGCTgaaccccctgtgccaccagggccctttaagccccaaaccaaacctccAGGGGACCAGCATGCCTGCACAGCTTCAGGGGGCACCTTGGCTCCCAGGTGTCAGCGTAGGCCTCATGGGCCCCCTGCGGACCTTGCACCCAgcccacccacccttcctcttcCGAGGGACCTGCAAACTGCCTCCAACAGCCCAAGGCCTGCTCTCCTGAGAATTACCTGTCCCTCCTGATCAGGTGTCCTGTGGCACCCCCAGCCCCTCCGCCTCACACGGGACTCCTGGAGCTGGCCCACCCCCAGGCACTCAGACTGCCCATCTGCGCTGTCCCTCTGTCAGCGTCCTTGCTCCTGCTGGCCAGCTGACCCACCATGCTGTCCTCCTCGTCCCTCGGGGCGAAGGCCAGGGTGCTGGATGAGGATGGGGTCCTGCGATGCTGTTTGTAGGTGCTGGTGCCATCGGCTGTGAGAGACAGGGTCAGGAACTTGGTAagcacctacacacacaccccacagggGCCTGATAGGGGACAGAGGCCGGACATCAGGCAGGAACTcactttccaccaccaccaccacaaactgCACCTTTCTGGGTCTGTGGGAACTGCTGGGGGTCCAGCAAGTGCCTCCCAACCCAAGGGCCATCCCCTCCACTCAACCCTCCTAGGATGGAGGGGGTTAGGCTCAGCAGAGTGCAGAGTCCCTGCCCCATCCAGGCAGTGTGATGGGGACAGGAGTTCCAATCGGCCCTGTAAACACCCAGGGGAGGACACTGCAGGTCTCTGGGCAAAAGACCCTTATGGTACCCTCGCAatttcccacccccccccccccccgagaaggAAATGGAGGCAGGACAGCTGCCCTTCACAGCAGGTAGGGCTGACATGCTGCCTCTGAGGTGCCCTGAGAGCTGTCTGCCTGCCCCCCAATCCCAGGCGGCTCAGGACCCCAAGTGCTGCTCCAGGGTAGAGCCTCAGTTTCCTGTTGGTGACGAGGGCCAGTGAGGCAACCAGCTGGGCTTCATCTCCAGCTCTGTCCATTTCCCACTGAAGGGTCGCcaggaggagttgggctgctaagtacagGGAGGCAAATCCACTGGCCGCTCTGCAGAACGAAGACGAGGCTGGCCGCTCCTGCACAGGGGCTTCGCTGTAGGACCCCCAGGGGCTGTCCTGCTCTCGGTCAGAATGGACGTGGAGGTAGTGAGTCTATATGCTTTCTCACGGCCAGGAACAAGAACTGGGGCCAGGGTTGGCACCAGAGTGGCATTGATCCCCCTCTTTGTGAGAAGCTTGCCAAGCACAGGCCCCCGGCCGGCAGCCATAGAAACCCACGGGTGCAGTGGCTAGCTCCTGGGCGGCCAGTGCCCTGAAGGCAGGACAGACTCAGCCTAGGACCCTGGCTCTGCGGGCAGAGAAGCCAAGCtcccagggcctccccagctgctGCCTCAAGTGCTGGCCCCAGGTCAGAGATACCCAGGCCCAGCCTCCTGGAGGAAGGGGTGAGGGGTGGCAGGGGGCATAGGGTGTGAGCCCCTGCAGGCAggacagggggaggggcaggacaaGAAGACCTGGTGTCCCCACCCTGAGGCTCACCTTTGGTGACGGTGGTGACAGCTGAGAAGGCAGGTCCAAAGGTCGTCTCCATCCTGGTCTGCAGAGAGTAGAGGCTGTGGTCACGCTTGCAGGGCGTGGGCATGCACACtccctcatacaggaagcagtgTGCACGCCAACAACCCCAGCACACGTGTGACTGTGCACTCATGCTTCCACATGGACCCCGCGTGCAGAAACACATGACACACTAGCAGGCCTCTCTCGCTGCCCCGTCCCCTGCCGTATCTGTGTCAGTGGAGGTCTTGAGGCTTGCCGGGGGCTCTCTGTGGGTGTGGGGTGCAGCGAGGAGCCGGCAAATGCCTTACCCCGGCAGCAGCAGTGGTGGCGTCTGGAGTGGGCAGGTCGGCAGGGAAGCGGTGGTAGCGGGCACTCTTGCCCGAGCTCATGCCTAGGTGGCATCTAGGGTCCGTGAGTCAAGTCCTCTGTGGGGACAAggaaggggtcagggcttgggctcccaagggggacagacagacagatgaggGGTCAGAGCCGGGGCTCCCTGAGGGGAACAGGTGGGGGGGGTCAGTGCCGGGAGTTCCTCAGTAGGCATCCTCAGCCCTCTTCCCTCTGCCAACACCTCTGAAGATGTGTCCATGGTAGACCAAGTCTCCTGTGTCCCTCTGCCCAGGAGCTGCCAGCCCAGGATGGGAGAGGCACACCCCCCACTCCAAAGGTGAGGGTGCCGCCCTGCATGCCTGCCCTCCTGAGTCACAGCTGGTTACCCAGGACCGCCCCTCCCTCGGGACAGGTGTCCCTGGGGCCAAGGCTCTGTGCGTGTGCCACGCTGTGCTGGATGAGTGTGCCAAACTCCCCACCCCCGTCCAGCCCAGAGGTGCAGAGGGCACAGCCACAAGGCAGAGAAAGCCCCCCATGAGCCAGTGCTGCCTGGAGATTCCCAGTCCCCAACTCTGCAAGTGCCCCACAGGTCTGCctattaaggtgaccagattttaacattggtaaactgggacaccagtgggacaccatcgataaaactcatatcctggtgaaatagtcacacagcagctgaaaaccatataccctggCTTGTTGTACATTCTTTCCCAAAATCGGGACTTTAAAAAATTGCCACgggacgcgggaaaaattgttaaaaagcgggacgtctggtcacctagaGTGGGTCCTAGGAAGCTCAGCCCAAAGTCTACCTCCTCCTGACCACAGTCTGTGCCcttccccctccacacacactcacaacacaTCATGCCCCTGCATACATCCCACCAGGCCTTCCCCCCACAGTCCCCTCTGCCCAAGGGCTTGACTTATTGgcgctcaggagagggcaggggtccCACAGGAAGGGGGGCAAAGCCAGCACTAGGGGTGAGAGGGGCCGACTCTGCCCCAGCCCTTGGTAGTGGTGCAGTGGTCACTCAGTGGGAGCCGCAGGGTCCTGGACATAGGAGAGGCAGTCAGGCCAACTTTCTTGAAGGCTCTGCTCTGGGCCCCCACTGACCTGGATTCTGCTCCATCCACACCCATGCCCAGGGACCAAGCTTGGGCGGTAGGCCAGGCCAGGGCCGGGGCCCTCTCCTGGGTGAGTGCTCAGTGTGTGTGACCACTTCTCCCTACTGTAGGTACATGGAAAGACATGCAGCCACCCATAGATTCCTGGGATTCCCTTGGTCAATGGCGGCCAGCCCGGTAGCTACATGCAGCCCGAGCTCCTGAGGCTGCCCACTGTgtgctcaccccacccccacccctctctgaaCTGGAACTTGGCCACTGCAGCCCAGGAACCAGCATCGGGTTGAGCAAGACTCCGCAGTCTCCCACGGGGCTGTTCTCGCAATAACGGCCTTCCCCATTGCCCATGGCAGGTCCCGCCTAGGGAATGCCAGGCCCCTGGCTGACAAGGAGGCTGGCAGCAGGGTAAGTGTCCAGGCCTGGTTACCAGCGGTCAGCAGCTCCCTTTCAGCCCTGGGCTCTTGGGTGGCTGGCTGCTGCCAGGTCAGGGCAGGAATGCACTGGTCCTGCTCCCAGGGGTGGATGCTGGCCGGTCCCCGCCCTCTGTCTGCGGCAGACAGGGAATCAGCTGCCACAGCCAGGTTCACACCCAGCTCCAAACCCTGCAGGTTTCAGACGGGCCCGGGAGAAAAGACCCTCACTCACTCCTgcaggaacagatgacaaggcctGCCATGAGGTGGAACCGTGGGTGCTGGCCTGGGGCCGGGTGGGGCAAGGCCAGCAGGGGCCAATAGAACACTCTCGTCCAGCTGTctctaccccacccccctcaggGCAGGCCACTGCTGTCCCCACCCAGGAATGGCTGCACTGGGCCAGGGGACGACAAGCCACCCTCACACCCGTCTGGGATCGAGGCCCAAGGGTCCCTGGGTTCTTCTCAGAGCAGCCCAGTACAGGCTCATCCTCACCTCAGGGCGCTGGACTCGGCTTGCTGCCCTTTCTGTTGGGCAGTCTGAGTAGTGGGTCCAGCAGTTTCATGTGTGTAGGCGTGAGGGTGCCCTAAACAGCACATGCTGAGAGACGGGAGGGCCTGGGAACCCATTAGCCTCAGAGCCCACTGTTCCAGAGGTCACAGCCCCAGCAAGGAGCTGAGGGCACTGGAGGCCCCACCCTGTGGGTGGTCACTGACTGGATCAAGGCCAGGGCTCCAGGAGCAGCCCCCAGCCTCAGAGCCCCCTGGGGGCTGCTATTGCACACTCAGGTCAGCCTCTGCCAAGGCCACTAGGCTGCGGCCCAGAGCTGGCTGCCAGATCCTATAGAAACAGGCCTGGTTGTCACAACAAAGCTGAGCGCCTGGTGTTCCCCTGAGGACAGTGAGCCTGGTCTAATGCCTGTGCGGCACTCcagccccttccctctccctccatcacaACCCAGACTCTATAGAACTCTGGTCCTGGCACCCCACTGGCACCTCTTTCCTGCCCAGCACTCTCCAATGTCCACACCTCCACCTACTGGATTAGGAAGGTCCAGCTGCCTGGATGGCTCAGGCTCTAATTCCTCCCACCATCTCAGAAAGGTggcctctccctccaccccaccacccGACCTCCCCCCTGCAGGGGACACCTGACTTGTCTGGGGAAGTCTGGAGGGCTTCCAGGAGGAGGCGGCTAGCCAGATGTCAGCACCCAGCTGCAGGGGCCACTGGTCCATCTGTGAGGGTACAACAGCAGACAGCCCCTCCCAGCTGCAGAAGCAGGTTTGGGCTCCATCAGCCAGCCACCTGGGGCTCCAGGGCCTGCAGTGCCCAGGTCTGGTGACTGCACTATCCAAGCCACCTGGGGTCCCCATGTTTGAGCACATCTCTGGGCTCtggtcccctgccctgccccttctTGCTTCCCCAGGGAGGTTGCATGCCTGTAAGGTCCCTGAGCCTGAAATGGGTCTTAGGATGTGGTGGGGACTCAGAAGGTACCCCAGCCTCACCAGCCCCCTGCTTCTGGGTCCTCCCACACACCAGGTACCCATCCCAAGAGTTCAAATGGGGAAAAGTCCAGGAGAGCCCAAGGGTCGGCTAGCCCTTCCTACCAGAGAGACCAGTTGGCTTTTCAAGTCACAGCATCTAGTCAATGACAAGAGACAGCTGCACCATGTCCCTGGGATGCATGTGTGCCAGCACTCATGGATACCCTTGCCCCCTGGGGTGCCCAGCAGAACAGTGATGAATGCAGGTGCTAAACCCACCCAGATCCGGGTCCAAATCCCACATCAGCTGAGCAGCTGTGTCACTCTGAGCAAGCTGACTGTCCTCCTGAGCCTTgggttccccgcccccccccccccccgcaaaaaaagATGGGTGAGACCATGAGAACTGAAAGTGAAGAAGGGTCAGAAAGGCCCAGGGGCCATCCCAGGGACACACAGCCAGCAAGCCCAGGTCCAAAGTGTGCCCCTTCCAATCACTCCCTTTGCTGTCATCAGTACACCCAGGATTCCCATGCACCTGAGCAGAACTGAaccagggagccccaggttaCCAGGTCTGCCAGCTTCGAGCTCTCACCAACGCATACACCCAGGTTTATACCACTGAGCGTGCAGGGCCCTGTGCTGAGAGGGGACGTGAGGGTAAAGAGAGAAGTCCAACCTGATGAAGGAAAGTAGAGGACTGGGAACCCCCACACTAACCCCAAAAACATTCGAGTGCACCCACATGAACACTGGGTTGTGCTTTGTGGCCGGGGCTGTGCTGTGTTTTGCAGTGACCCAGTGATCACACCCAAAGTGAAAGCTGAGCCAGGAAGCAGCCCCTCTGGCTGGGGCACTAATTCCCGGTCACCAGTTTCTCACTCTAGCTCCCATAAAGGGAGGGTCTAGCTGAGAAGACAGGGCTTCGTAGGGACTTGG includes:
- the TRAF7 gene encoding E3 ubiquitin-protein ligase TRAF7 isoform X2, which produces MSSGKSARYHRFPADLPTPDATTAAAGTRMETTFGPAFSAVTTVTKADGTSTYKQHRRTPSSSSTLAFAPRDEEDSMPPISTPRRSDSAISVRSLHSESSVSLRSAFSLPEEDEEPEPLVFAEQPSVQLCCQLCCCVLKDPVITTCGHTFCRRCALKSEKCPVDNAKLTVVVSNIAVAEQIGELFVHCRHGCRSVGLGKPSAFEVDPRGCPFTIKLSARKDHESSCDYRPVRCPNNPSCPPLLKMNLEAHLKECEHIKCPHSKCTFIGNQDTYETHLETCRFEGLKEFLQQTDDRFHEMQVALAQKDQEIAFLRSMLGKLSEKIDQLEKSLELKFDVLDENQSKLSEDLMEFRRDASMLNDELSHINARLNMGILGSYDPQQIFKCKGTFVGHQGPVWCLCVYSMGDLLFSGSSDKTIKVWDTCTTYKCQKTLEGHDGIVLALCIQGCKLYSGSADCTIIVWDIQNLQKVNTIRAHDNPVCTLVSSHNMLFSGSLKAIKVWDIVGTELKLKKELTGLNHWVRALVAAQSYLYSGSYQTIKIWDIRTLECVHVLQTSGGSVYSIAVTSHHIVCGTYENLIHVWDIESKEQVRTLTGHVGTVYALAVISTPDQTKVFSASYDRSLRVWSMDNMICTQTLLRHQGSVTALAVSRGRLFSGAVDSTVKVWTC
- the TRAF7 gene encoding E3 ubiquitin-protein ligase TRAF7 isoform X1; protein product: MSSGKSARYHRFPADLPTPDATTAAAGTRMETTFGPAFSAVTTVTKADGTSTYKQHRRTPSSSSTLAFAPRDEEDSMPPISTPRRSDSAISVRSLHSESSVSLRSAFSLPEEDEEPEPLVFAEQPSVQLCCQLCCCVLKDPVITTCGHTFCRRCALKSEKCPVDNAKLTVVVSNIAVAEQIGELFVHCRHGCRSVGLGKPSAFEVDPRGCPFTIKLSARKDHESSCDYRPVRCPNNPSCPPLLKMNLEAHLKECEHIKCPHSKYGCTFIGNQDTYETHLETCRFEGLKEFLQQTDDRFHEMQVALAQKDQEIAFLRSMLGKLSEKIDQLEKSLELKFDVLDENQSKLSEDLMEFRRDASMLNDELSHINARLNMGILGSYDPQQIFKCKGTFVGHQGPVWCLCVYSMGDLLFSGSSDKTIKVWDTCTTYKCQKTLEGHDGIVLALCIQGCKLYSGSADCTIIVWDIQNLQKVNTIRAHDNPVCTLVSSHNMLFSGSLKAIKVWDIVGTELKLKKELTGLNHWVRALVAAQSYLYSGSYQTIKIWDIRTLECVHVLQTSGGSVYSIAVTSHHIVCGTYENLIHVWDIESKEQVRTLTGHVGTVYALAVISTPDQTKVFSASYDRSLRVWSMDNMICTQTLLRHQGSVTALAVSRGRLFSGAVDSTVKVWTC